The Paenibacillus swuensis genome contains the following window.
CGCTTATTACGGAGTTTATAGAACAATACACAGAGGTCATGGACGCCTTCATTCTATGGATGAAGCAGGCGGGCTACACCGAGACGACCAGAAAAGAATATATGCGTGAAGTCCAATCCTATCTTGTTTCTCTGGACGGACGTGAAGTACATAAAGCAACGAAGATGAATGTGATCAGCTTTCTGGTAGGCAAACAGTCCACAACCGGGGAGCATACCCGTAATCGAACATTGTCCGCGATTCGAACCTTTTATGCGGCCTTGATCGATTTTGAACTGGCGGAACGAAATCCTGCCAACGATGTAAAGAAATCAAAGACGGAGAAGAATAAGAAACCGGTTTACCTTGAGGAACAAGACTTGGCGAATGCACTTCAATTCATAAATGGGCGGTACAAGGAACGCAATATTGCGATCTTCATGCTGATGGGCTATTGCGGCTTGCGGGTCGGTGAGGTGCATCGGCTAAATCTCTCCCATTTCCGAAAGTTGAAAGGAACGCTTGAAGTGCTGGGGAAAGGTCGGAAGTGGAATGAGATCCCGGTACCTGAACTGCTGTTGCCTTATTTGGCCAAAGTGGAAGAAGAACGCATTCATCCTTACAGCACAAGGGAGGAAGCCTTCTTTGTTTCACAGAAAAAGCAGCGATTATCCATTCGCCAAATTCAGAAGATCGCCGGACTGACTTTTGCCAGTTTCAAAAAGCACCATCCGCACTTAAGCGACATGGACCTATCCTGTCATAAGTTACGGCACTCGTTTGCCACGATGCTGTTGAATAACGGTGTAGATGTGCGGATTGTGAAAGAGTTGATGGGGCATGCTTCCATTGAGACGACGATGATTTATACCCATGTGAATGATGATCAGAAGAAGCAAGCGATGGCCACAATGAACCGAAATGTTCGATTTTAATCTAGAATAAATGAATTGATACTGTGCATAATACCAATGTGAAAATTACATAACATTGGAAGCGGAGGGTTTTGTCATTTATTTTTACAAACAAGATTTAATCAACCAGATTGTGCCGGATCAACCGGATCCAGCTGCCGCTAAGGTACTGCAAGAAATTCTCGGCGGTCACTATGGTGAAATGCGGACGATGATGCAGTACTTTTTTCAAAGCAATAACTTTCGCGGTAAAGATACGCAGTATCAGGACTTGGTTCGCGGCGTATTCTTGGAGGAAATTGCGCATGTTGAATTGGTACAGCACACCATTAACCAATTGCTGAACGGTTCTGGATATGAACAGCCTGGGAACGCAGGCAGGGATGGCGCACCTTTGGATGAAGCCATAAAACATGCCAATCCGCATCATTACATTATCGGTGCCCAAGCATCACTGCCGGCAGACGCAGCAGGCAATCCTTGGCTTGGCAATTACGTGTATAACCACGGTAATTTGATAAGTGACTTACTGGATAACTTAGTAGTGGAATCTACGGGCGTTCTCCAAAAAACTCGAATATATGAAATGAGTTCCAATAAAACGTTTCGTGAAACACTGGGCTTCTTAATTGTTCGGGATAATGCTCACCAGAATGCTTTCGCCAAAGCGCTTGAAACCCTTGGTGTTGATTGGGGTAAGCTATTTCCTGTACCGAACTATGATCTTAATAAATATCCGGAATGCCGGAAGTTTGTTGATATGGGCTATCACAATGCGCAATTCAACTTTAGACTGGATGATACGAGAATCGGTGAAGTATTCCAAGGGGAATCTCCAAGCCGCAATAAAGGTAATTTAGAAGTAATTGAGCCTCCGCAAGGATTTACTTTACCGAGGATGCCAGAAATGCCTAATGAGCATAGCCCTGGATTGTATGACTTAAATAATTAATATGTACGCCACCTTAGACTTATCGTCCCAGGTGGCGTATTTCATTACAAGCTGGTAATGACTTTGTCAATGATCCCGTATTCCAGCGCTTCTTGAGCAGATAAGAAGAAATCGCGGTCCATGTCTTTTTCCACTTTCTCAAATGGTTGACCGGTTCGCTCCGCGGTAATTCGCGTGGATTTCTCACGAATCATGAGGATTCGCTTCGCGCTGATCGCGATATCGCTGGCCTGCCCTTGGGCGCCGCCATGCGGTTGATGAATCATGATTTCACTGTTCGGCAGGGCGAATCGTTTCCCTTCTGCTCCTGCGAGTAACAGCAACGCGGCGAAGGAGGCGGCAAATCCCGTACAAATTGTGCTGACTTGAGGCTTAATAAACTGCATCGTGTCAAATATGCCAAAGCCTGCCGAGGTGGATCCGCCGGGACTGTTAATGTACATGTGAATATCCTTCTCCGGATCTTCAGCGGACAAGAACAGTAACTGAGCAATGATGCTGTTGGCCAGCTGATCATCAATGGCCGCTCCAAGAAAAATAATTCGGTCTTTCAACAGTCGGGAATAAATGTCATAGGACCGTTCACCGCGACTCGTCTGTTCCACTACATAAGGCATATAATTCATTGCATATTCCTCCGCATCATCGTTTATTAGGTGACGTATAGTAAACGATTATGCTTTGGTAAAGGATACTTTGAAATAATAAATGGAAAGGAGAATTTATATTTAAGGGTACTCCGGTTATGCCAAATCATTATTTTTCTGAAGTTGGTGCGTACCTTTTGGGGAATTACATTCGTGTATACTGTAGATATGTAAATCTTTAAGCCCAAAGGGGATGTCCTGAATGTCTAAAGAAAACATTTACCATACAACCGCGGAACACACTAAATTGATTCGATATTGTAATTCTATGACTAGATCTTCTTGGGAGGCCGAGGATTTAGCACAAGATACTTGGCTGAAAGCGATTCAGCATGACCAAGGTAACCGACCCGAGAAATCGGATGCATTCTTATACCGTATTGCTCGGAACACTTGGATTGATAAAATTCGTCGTCAGGCGCGGTTACACAAAATTATGCAACAAGATCTGTCCAGTACAAAGCAAGAAATGAACGAGGGTACGATACAGCTGGAAATCATTTTTCATACGATGATTCACTATCTAACGCCTGTGCAGAGAACGGTATTTATGTTACGGGATGTGTTCGGTTATACCGCTAAGGAAGCATCGGAACATCTAGGGACCACGGAAGGCGCAGTGAAAGCCGCTCTTTTGCGAGGACGGCAATCAATCCTCGCTGTAAGGGAGGAGCTTGATAAAGGGGGATTACCCTTACCGCAAGAAGAAGGGGCTCGTGATTACCTGAAAGCAATCGCCGCGGCATATATGGACGGAGATGTGGCGCTGCTCGTGCGGATGGTGCTGAGTAACGAAGCGGACTCAGCGGTCGCTGTCGTTCAGGTTCAGATCAAAGCGATCGAGACTCGTTCCATAAACATGTCCCGCCGATCGGACATGTTCATGGCGGCATAGTGAAATGAAAAAGACGCCATTTCGGCGTCTTTTTCATGTTCAATATTCAGCTTTGCTTACATTTTACGTGCAATTAATGAGAAGAGGAACACGAAAATAACGGCCCCGATAATGGCGGGAATGATTGAGAATCCGCCCACAACGGGACCGAACGTTCCGAGCAGCGCCACCCCGAGCCAAGATCCGATAATACCGGCGATGACATTACCGATTACACCGCCCGGGATATTTTTGCCACTGACAATCTGAGCAAACCAACCGATAACGCCGCCAACAATCAACATCCATAAAAACTCCATAATAAGAACCCTCCTTGATTAGAAGCTTACTTCATATGTATGGGGTTTGGACAAAGTTATTCCGGTGATGCTACAACTTTCTGTAACTAAGCGGAGCTATGCCGACAAACTTTTTGAAAGCTTTTGAGAATGTGAATAGATCCGCATATCCTACAGATTCTGCAATTTCAGACAGTTTATACTGGGTTTCTTTCAGCAGCAACTTAGATTGCTCAATCCGAAGTTTCTGTAAATATTGGACGGGAGAAATTCCATAAATTTGTTTAAACTTCTTAGCGAAGGTTGTTCGATCCACACCTGCATATGCGGCCATCTCCTGAATGGTAATCCCTTCGGCATAATGTATCTCCATATAGTCCCGGCCCCGTTCAAGCCATGAAGTGGATGATACCATCGCATCAAGTCCGTTGTTGGATGGGTTGGATAGACAATCGAATACACGCAGGAAATAAACCATCCGGTTTAAGTCCGTACAAGCCCCGCGAACTCTAGAAGCCTGCAGAAATTCTTGCATCAGATGAATGGCATCAACATTGGCGCCGCCGGGGAGAAACGGCCGATGCGGAACCAGTCCGATCCTCTTAAGAAGGTCCAGCGCCTGTTTTCCGTCAAAAGCAAACCAGATCTTCTTAAGCGTATCGTGGGGGTCGGTATAATACTCATGCACAACTTGAGGAAACAGGCAAAACAGATCGCCGCTCTTTAACGGGTAACTCCCTCCGCCTTGATGGAACATACCTGTTCCTTCCAGAACAAACATCAAGAAATAGTAAGGAGAAGTGCGAGGTCCGATATGGTAGTGAGTCTTTACAACATTGGTACCTATTCGCAAAGGCCATGCGCCTCCCGACTTCTCAAAGGAAGAGGGGATGAAGTAATGATTTTCCAAAAATTCGTTTGCTTCTTCTTTCATAAACCCGCTCATGGTATCACCTCATTTATCTGATAGTAATCAACTTAAATGGCGTTTTCAAGCACTATATACTCATACAATACCACAAAAAGACAAATTATAAATGCCACGGATTGACATTTACCCAGTTACGAAGTTGCTGTATAGTTCTACTTATACATAATACCAACTAAACAACTAGGAATTGTCGACCAGACTACTGGAGATGCAACTGAACGGATGTAATGCCGGGTATGTTGTATTTTTTTAGCTTATGGCGGCACTTCGTATGATGCGGAGGAGAAGAGAACAATGAGTGAAACCACAAAAGTCGAGTTTGGGTGGTTCATACCAACGACGGGGGACGGTGAACATATCGGTATTCCGCCGGAACGCGAATCCACTGTGGAGTACATGGTTCAGGTTGCCCAGGCAGCCGAGCAAGCAGGTTATGAATTTGCCTTAATTCCCACGGGAGGAGCGTGTCTGGACGCTTGGGTTGTGGGTTCATGGATTGCGGCCAAGACCAAGAATTTCAAATCCCTGGTAGCCATGAGACCGGGACTAGTTGCCCCTGTATTATCGGCGCAGATGGCGACTACGCTGGATCAGATGTCTCAAGGCCGTGTGCTCGTCAATGTGGTAACTGGCCATTATCCGGCTGATTTGAAGGCTGCGGGAGACGCGTTGGCTGAAAACCATGACGGCAGATATGAAAGAACGAGAGAGTTTCTGCAAATCGTTAGGGGAGTTTGGGATGAAGCTTCGGGAAGAACAGCCGAGACGCTAAATTTCAAAGGGGAACATTACGAAATTGAAGGGGGTAAAGTTCGACCAGCACCTTACACGGATAGCCATCCTCCGCTATATTTCGGCGGAAGTTCACCGGCAGGTAAACAGGTAGCGGCTGAATTCGCTGACGTCTATCTCATGTGGGCCGAGCCGCTGGATTGGATTCAAGGACAGATTAACGAGATGAAGAACTACTTGGAAGAGCTAAAAAACGCCAAGGGAGCTTCACGAGAGCTTCGATACGGCATTCGGGCTCAATTAGTTGTTCGAGATAGTGAAGAAGCGGCATGGGAAGCGGCATGGAATATTATCAGTAAGGCTGATCCCGAAATGATGAAGTCCAGAGAGAAGCTTCACAGCAAGACGGACGCGGTAAATCAGAAGCGCCAGATGGAATTGTGGGAAGAATCAAGCAACAATGATTATGTCATTGGTCCGAATTTATGGTCCGGATTGTCCGCCATCCGAGGCGGAGGGGCTGTGGCATTCGTGGGGACACCCGAGCAGGTAACAGATCGGATTCTCGAATTCGTAGACATCGGCGTAACCTCTTTTATCCTGTCAGGGTACCCGCATTTAGAAGAAGCCGTCATTTCCGGAGATATTCTAATGCCTTTACTAAAGCGTAAATTAGCCGAGCGTGGTGTACACGTGTAATGAAAACAAATGTATATTTTAAGGGAGGATTTTGTACATGAATAAACGTTTCGTACTGTCCACAATAGCTTTGATCTTAATTGTTTTCCTTGCAGCCTGCGGCTCTGACACTAACGGGTCGGCGTCCAACAATACCAACTCAACAGTGAAGGAAACAACACCGGAAGCAAACGAGCCTTCCAAAGATAGCGGAAAAGAAGCCGAACCGGTGAAATTAAGCTTTATCCATTGGCGGGGGGAAGACAAGGCGGTACTGGACGGAATCATCTCCAAGTTTCAGACCGAAAATCCTGGGATCACGATTGAAACTCAGGTGTTTACTTCCGAACAGTATCAATCTACAGCGCAAGCCAAGTTATTGGATGAATCCGTAGGAGATGTGTTTGCATCGTTTCCCGGCGCTCAATTCGAGGCCATCGTAAAAGCGGGTATATTCACGGATCTTTCAGGGGCGCCGTTCTTAAATAACTTTACGCCAAACCTGATCCAGTCAGGCCAGAAAGACGGAAAACAATACGCTGTTCCGTATCAACTTGTATACAACATGCCCATTTATAATGTGAAGTTGTTTGAAAAACACGGGATCGAGATCCCTAAGGACTGGGATGGTTTCCTTGCCGCCGCGGAAAAGTTGAAGCAAGCCGGTATTACACCGATTGCTTTTCCGGGAGCCGATATCGGCCCGGGTCAGTTTATGAACACGATGGTTATGAACAACGCGCCGGATGAACAGATCTTCACGAAACTGGTCAACGGGGAAGCGAAGCTGACAGAAGACTGGTGGATCAAGACATTGTCCCAGTTCAAAGAACTGAACGACAAAGGCTATTTCCAGAAGGATGCCCTGGGTACCAAAGATCAGGGTGCGGGCGCATTATTTGCCCAAGAAAAAGCGGCCATTCTGGCAACCGGCTCTTACCAGCTGGCTCAGAATAAGAAGAATAACCCGAATCTGGTGCAAGGTTTGTTGGCGCCGATTACGGTAACAGCGGACAAGGCGGTATTCGAGGGGATTCATACCACAACATTTATGCTTGGTGTGAACAGCAAATCCAAACATCCCGAAGAAGCGAAGAAGTTTCTTGAATTCCTAAGCAGAACAGAGATTGCGGCGGAATATGCGAATGGAACGGTTCAAGGGGTTACGGTGAAAGATGTGGAATACACTAGCGAGGAATTAAAGATCGTTTCCTCATGGACTTCACGTAAAACGAGATTCCAACCGCGTTTCACGATCACGAACACAGAGATTCAGAAAGCTGTAACGAGCTCAATCCAAGCTGTCCTTGGCGGAAAATCTCCGGAAGATGCCGCTAAAGAAGCTCAGGCGATCGTAGATCAACAGATCAAAGGGTAATATGAGAAGATCCAAACTTATCTATATATTCTTCCTGCCGGGGACTCTGTTATATCTATTCTTGTTTATTTATCCTTCGCTCACCGGCTTGTATTACTCATTTACGGATTGGGACGGTTTATCGCCGTCCTACCGTTTTGTCGGGACCGATAACTATGTACGTCTTTCTGAGGATATTGTTTTTCGAAAGGCATTCGTAAATAACCTTAAATTTATGCTTTTCGTGGTTGCTGCCCAGACTTTAATCTCATTACTATTGGCTTTAAGGCTTGCAGGAAACACCAAGGTAAATGTGGCGCTGCGGTCGCTCTACTTCATTCCGACGATTATCTCGTCCGTGGCTGTCGGATTTATCTGGACGTTTGTCTATGATCCGACGCAAGGCGCGTTAAATCTGATGTTCGCCAAAGCCGGTTTGCCGAATCTTGCGCAAAATTGGCTTGGAAATATGAATATGGCCATCTTCTCCGTTGCCGCCGTGCAAGCTTGGGCGCATATCGGACAAATGGTGATTCTGTTTGTGGCTGGGATTCAAGCTATACCCAAGGAGTTACTGGAGTCCGCCAAGCTTGACGGTGGTTCACGTCTTCAAATCTTTACGAAGATCATGTGGCCGTTACTCGCTCCTGCTGCGGCTATCGTGGTATCGTACACTACCATTCAATCCTTCAAAGCTTTCGATCTGGTGTTCACAATGACGGGTGGAGGACCAGCCTATTCTACGGAAATCTTGACAACGTTCATTTATAGTTCCGCATTTACGAATTATTCCTTTGGTTTAGCTTCCGCGGGTTCCGTAGTGTTCCTCGTTCTGATCTCAGTCATTACATTCCTGCAGTTCCGAGTGC
Protein-coding sequences here:
- a CDS encoding tyrosine-type recombinase/integrase translates to MPLITEFIEQYTEVMDAFILWMKQAGYTETTRKEYMREVQSYLVSLDGREVHKATKMNVISFLVGKQSTTGEHTRNRTLSAIRTFYAALIDFELAERNPANDVKKSKTEKNKKPVYLEEQDLANALQFINGRYKERNIAIFMLMGYCGLRVGEVHRLNLSHFRKLKGTLEVLGKGRKWNEIPVPELLLPYLAKVEEERIHPYSTREEAFFVSQKKQRLSIRQIQKIAGLTFASFKKHHPHLSDMDLSCHKLRHSFATMLLNNGVDVRIVKELMGHASIETTMIYTHVNDDQKKQAMATMNRNVRF
- a CDS encoding manganese catalase family protein, coding for MYFYKQDLINQIVPDQPDPAAAKVLQEILGGHYGEMRTMMQYFFQSNNFRGKDTQYQDLVRGVFLEEIAHVELVQHTINQLLNGSGYEQPGNAGRDGAPLDEAIKHANPHHYIIGAQASLPADAAGNPWLGNYVYNHGNLISDLLDNLVVESTGVLQKTRIYEMSSNKTFRETLGFLIVRDNAHQNAFAKALETLGVDWGKLFPVPNYDLNKYPECRKFVDMGYHNAQFNFRLDDTRIGEVFQGESPSRNKGNLEVIEPPQGFTLPRMPEMPNEHSPGLYDLNN
- the clpP gene encoding ATP-dependent Clp endopeptidase proteolytic subunit ClpP — translated: MNYMPYVVEQTSRGERSYDIYSRLLKDRIIFLGAAIDDQLANSIIAQLLFLSAEDPEKDIHMYINSPGGSTSAGFGIFDTMQFIKPQVSTICTGFAASFAALLLLAGAEGKRFALPNSEIMIHQPHGGAQGQASDIAISAKRILMIREKSTRITAERTGQPFEKVEKDMDRDFFLSAQEALEYGIIDKVITSL
- a CDS encoding RNA polymerase sigma factor, giving the protein MSKENIYHTTAEHTKLIRYCNSMTRSSWEAEDLAQDTWLKAIQHDQGNRPEKSDAFLYRIARNTWIDKIRRQARLHKIMQQDLSSTKQEMNEGTIQLEIIFHTMIHYLTPVQRTVFMLRDVFGYTAKEASEHLGTTEGAVKAALLRGRQSILAVREELDKGGLPLPQEEGARDYLKAIAAAYMDGDVALLVRMVLSNEADSAVAVVQVQIKAIETRSINMSRRSDMFMAA
- a CDS encoding GlsB/YeaQ/YmgE family stress response membrane protein, translated to MEFLWMLIVGGVIGWFAQIVSGKNIPGGVIGNVIAGIIGSWLGVALLGTFGPVVGGFSIIPAIIGAVIFVFLFSLIARKM
- a CDS encoding helix-turn-helix domain-containing protein → MSGFMKEEANEFLENHYFIPSSFEKSGGAWPLRIGTNVVKTHYHIGPRTSPYYFLMFVLEGTGMFHQGGGSYPLKSGDLFCLFPQVVHEYYTDPHDTLKKIWFAFDGKQALDLLKRIGLVPHRPFLPGGANVDAIHLMQEFLQASRVRGACTDLNRMVYFLRVFDCLSNPSNNGLDAMVSSTSWLERGRDYMEIHYAEGITIQEMAAYAGVDRTTFAKKFKQIYGISPVQYLQKLRIEQSKLLLKETQYKLSEIAESVGYADLFTFSKAFKKFVGIAPLSYRKL
- a CDS encoding LLM class flavin-dependent oxidoreductase; translated protein: MSETTKVEFGWFIPTTGDGEHIGIPPERESTVEYMVQVAQAAEQAGYEFALIPTGGACLDAWVVGSWIAAKTKNFKSLVAMRPGLVAPVLSAQMATTLDQMSQGRVLVNVVTGHYPADLKAAGDALAENHDGRYERTREFLQIVRGVWDEASGRTAETLNFKGEHYEIEGGKVRPAPYTDSHPPLYFGGSSPAGKQVAAEFADVYLMWAEPLDWIQGQINEMKNYLEELKNAKGASRELRYGIRAQLVVRDSEEAAWEAAWNIISKADPEMMKSREKLHSKTDAVNQKRQMELWEESSNNDYVIGPNLWSGLSAIRGGGAVAFVGTPEQVTDRILEFVDIGVTSFILSGYPHLEEAVISGDILMPLLKRKLAERGVHV
- a CDS encoding ABC transporter substrate-binding protein; amino-acid sequence: MNKRFVLSTIALILIVFLAACGSDTNGSASNNTNSTVKETTPEANEPSKDSGKEAEPVKLSFIHWRGEDKAVLDGIISKFQTENPGITIETQVFTSEQYQSTAQAKLLDESVGDVFASFPGAQFEAIVKAGIFTDLSGAPFLNNFTPNLIQSGQKDGKQYAVPYQLVYNMPIYNVKLFEKHGIEIPKDWDGFLAAAEKLKQAGITPIAFPGADIGPGQFMNTMVMNNAPDEQIFTKLVNGEAKLTEDWWIKTLSQFKELNDKGYFQKDALGTKDQGAGALFAQEKAAILATGSYQLAQNKKNNPNLVQGLLAPITVTADKAVFEGIHTTTFMLGVNSKSKHPEEAKKFLEFLSRTEIAAEYANGTVQGVTVKDVEYTSEELKIVSSWTSRKTRFQPRFTITNTEIQKAVTSSIQAVLGGKSPEDAAKEAQAIVDQQIKG
- a CDS encoding carbohydrate ABC transporter permease; this encodes MRRSKLIYIFFLPGTLLYLFLFIYPSLTGLYYSFTDWDGLSPSYRFVGTDNYVRLSEDIVFRKAFVNNLKFMLFVVAAQTLISLLLALRLAGNTKVNVALRSLYFIPTIISSVAVGFIWTFVYDPTQGALNLMFAKAGLPNLAQNWLGNMNMAIFSVAAVQAWAHIGQMVILFVAGIQAIPKELLESAKLDGGSRLQIFTKIMWPLLAPAAAIVVSYTTIQSFKAFDLVFTMTGGGPAYSTEILTTFIYSSAFTNYSFGLASAGSVVFLVLISVITFLQFRVLRTDRITY